A genomic window from Flavobacterium azooxidireducens includes:
- a CDS encoding hemin-degrading factor, producing the protein MNTTETTLKNQWEALKATTPYLRIRNAAEQLGVSEAELLATQIGETVTRLKPEFSSILSEIETLGKVMALTRNEECVHERKGVYLNPDFSSPHAGLFVGEDIDLRIFLSAWDKAYAVSETSEHGSRKSLQFFGKDGLAIHKIYLTPDSNEAAFDVLVEKYKSENQETTETTTEVAALPTEKSDTEIDVEGFQKAWVELKDTHEFFGMLKKFGVTRTQALRLAPNDYFAKKVEKEVIVTLLEEAAKQKLPIMVFVGNRGNIQIHTGTVRKTMWHGTWYNVMDPDFNLHLDMSKIAQTYIVRKPTEDGVVTAIEVFNDKGDIIVQFFGKRKPGIPELEGWREIVAGL; encoded by the coding sequence ATGAATACAACAGAAACAACATTAAAAAATCAATGGGAAGCGTTGAAAGCAACAACTCCTTATCTTAGAATTAGAAATGCAGCTGAGCAATTAGGCGTAAGCGAAGCCGAATTGTTAGCTACCCAAATCGGAGAAACCGTTACTCGTTTGAAACCTGAATTTTCATCCATTTTATCAGAAATTGAAACTTTAGGAAAAGTTATGGCTTTGACGCGTAACGAAGAATGTGTTCACGAACGCAAAGGAGTTTATTTGAATCCGGATTTCAGCAGTCCACACGCAGGATTATTTGTTGGTGAAGATATTGACTTGCGAATTTTTCTTTCCGCTTGGGATAAAGCGTATGCCGTGAGTGAAACTTCCGAACACGGAAGTCGAAAAAGTTTACAGTTTTTTGGGAAAGATGGTTTGGCGATTCACAAAATCTATTTAACTCCTGACAGTAACGAAGCTGCGTTTGATGTTTTAGTTGAAAAATACAAATCAGAAAATCAAGAAACGACTGAAACTACTACAGAAGTTGCCGCTTTACCTACTGAAAAATCGGATACAGAAATTGATGTAGAAGGATTTCAAAAAGCGTGGGTTGAATTAAAAGATACGCACGAATTTTTTGGCATGTTGAAAAAATTCGGTGTAACCAGAACTCAAGCTTTACGTTTGGCTCCGAATGATTATTTTGCTAAAAAAGTAGAAAAAGAAGTAATTGTTACATTATTGGAAGAAGCGGCGAAACAAAAACTACCTATTATGGTTTTTGTTGGAAATCGAGGAAATATTCAAATTCATACCGGAACAGTTCGCAAAACTATGTGGCACGGAACGTGGTATAATGTGATGGATCCTGATTTTAATTTACATTTAGATATGTCAAAAATTGCACAAACGTACATCGTTAGAAAACCAACGGAAGATGGTGTGGTTACAGCTATTGAAGTATTTAATGATAAAGGAGATATCATAGTTCAATTTTTCGGAAAAAGAAAACCGGGAATTCCGGAGTTGGAAGGTTGGAGAGAGATTGTGGCGGGGTTGTAA
- a CDS encoding DUF5677 domain-containing protein, giving the protein MPTIEFRKSFIKTIDSLHEKICELTLVENTDFYQLLREYYTFIHNRTQTLFLLVQNDCLWDADIILRPIAECTVKFAFVSSFDNEVRNAKVREFWEDLAEINTLKQSNQAKQIIELTEIESKFLSDIVLEDSKYRTLSGKWTKSIRQKTEQPWSYNEMIKAISKNYDFKEILGLARNFTQSSHLIHADETALGVIKDRENRTPEQKEALMNLHEVRLLSDCVAFYFWMIKICSKLSNIEVNSELIEKVNEFENMTLIFQPLNKIIE; this is encoded by the coding sequence ATGCCAACTATAGAATTTAGAAAATCATTTATAAAAACGATTGATTCGCTTCATGAAAAAATATGCGAATTGACTTTAGTTGAGAATACTGATTTTTATCAATTACTAAGAGAATATTATACTTTTATTCATAACCGAACACAGACACTTTTTTTGCTTGTCCAAAATGATTGTCTTTGGGATGCAGATATTATTTTAAGACCTATTGCTGAATGTACTGTTAAGTTTGCATTTGTTTCTTCTTTTGATAATGAAGTAAGAAATGCGAAAGTAAGAGAGTTTTGGGAAGATTTGGCCGAAATAAACACGCTAAAACAATCCAATCAAGCTAAACAAATTATTGAGTTGACAGAAATTGAGTCTAAATTTTTATCAGATATTGTTTTAGAGGATAGCAAGTATAGAACTTTATCTGGAAAATGGACAAAATCAATAAGACAAAAGACAGAGCAACCATGGTCATATAATGAAATGATTAAAGCTATTTCAAAGAACTATGATTTTAAAGAAATACTAGGTTTAGCAAGGAATTTTACTCAATCAAGTCATCTAATTCATGCTGACGAAACTGCTTTGGGAGTAATTAAAGATAGAGAGAATAGAACGCCAGAACAAAAAGAGGCATTGATGAACCTTCATGAGGTTAGACTGCTAAGTGATTGTGTGGCGTTCTATTTTTGGATGATAAAAATATGTTCAAAACTATCTAACATAGAAGTGAATTCGGAATTAATTGAAAAAGTTAATGAATTTGAAAATATGACATTGATATTTCAACCTTTGAATAAAATAATTGAATAA
- a CDS encoding heavy-metal-associated domain-containing protein yields MVHTYKLTGMTCSNCEATVKSALLTVDHVTDVTVSRATETVIITMDKHVALSDLQRVLDSKYQLSAIHHNEMHEQTKSWFETYKPILLIFAYISLITILIQFKNTHFDLMEWMRHFMAGFFLVFSFFKLLDLKGFAESYVMYDVIAKKIPVWGYIYAFTELGLGIAFLLNFNPLLTNSVTFIVMSISIIGVLQSVLNKKKIQCACLGAVFNLPMSTVTIIEDALMIVMSAVMIGMSL; encoded by the coding sequence ATGGTACACACTTATAAACTTACAGGGATGACTTGTTCCAATTGTGAAGCCACCGTAAAATCGGCTTTACTAACAGTAGATCATGTGACTGATGTAACGGTTTCAAGAGCTACTGAAACGGTCATTATCACAATGGATAAACATGTAGCCTTATCCGATTTGCAACGCGTGTTAGACAGTAAATATCAACTGTCGGCAATCCATCACAACGAAATGCACGAACAAACAAAATCGTGGTTTGAAACGTATAAACCCATTTTGTTGATTTTTGCCTACATCAGTTTAATTACGATTCTCATACAATTTAAAAATACTCATTTTGACCTCATGGAATGGATGCGTCATTTTATGGCGGGTTTCTTTTTGGTTTTTTCTTTTTTCAAATTATTAGATTTAAAAGGATTTGCCGAAAGCTATGTGATGTATGACGTGATCGCAAAGAAAATTCCGGTTTGGGGATATATTTATGCCTTCACGGAATTAGGTTTGGGAATTGCATTTTTACTGAATTTTAATCCGTTACTAACCAATTCAGTCACTTTTATTGTGATGTCGATTAGTATCATCGGTGTACTGCAATCGGTTTTGAATAAAAAGAAAATTCAATGTGCTTGTTTGGGAGCCGTCTTTAATTTACCCATGAGTACCGTCACAATTATTGAAGATGCTTTGATGATTGTAATGAGTGCAGTGATGATTGGGATGAGTTTGTAG
- a CDS encoding PAS domain S-box protein, protein MQKVNNNHISNWWRLYKLHIHKVVLSNQSVDLENVDYWRNNVFCKILIYLIPLSLIALLPSVYMAFTHDVPLVGFMDLLAFLMVLILAVLPGINLAYRKALFIFILYCLSIVLLISLPLPGPGLIFLLTITIFSSLIYSSSAAYVSAWCNTIICICFVALIYFGTTSVVFSGYTIGSWIAVSSNLVLVSFTCAKCLDLLLAGLTNALKENRNYAAKLEKANRLYQFISQINQTIVHVKDAETLFHKSCSIAIEYGQYKKAWISTFDREHQKILLVDSCGICPDEIKSFTDVPYETNGSMDYVLQTGNYFLCNDIEQEHEIASWKPFAEKHNIGSCILLPIKRGGKIFGTFNLYATESNYFDDDDIASLIEVTGDISFALDLFDKTEKHNQAEELIIKNEKRFRALIEDGSDMITLTTLEGKIIYGSPSVPKLFGYTIEEVLNTSAYDLIHPEDITELVEQIRSVVEIPGKSFVNQHRILHKNQQWIWCEGTFTNMLHEPGIEALVSNFRDISEKKEAEIKLQKNFADLEALSKEQSTILNTLPASIALLDQEGTIVKLNDEWINFGLANGMPNTYQQLGKNYIEISEKSLGREAKDGKQMSKGLQEVLRGEREYFTMEYQCDSATEKRWFKAEVRPFKTNNHTGAVVMHINISERKKAEAEMLLLINNTEESFLLLNSNLQIVSFNAQFKNLYEKYFQLKVQKGHYILDYTLPERREYVASIYQKVLEGNAEESELTFKDADNSMLYFCLKYNPAKDESGSIFGVFVTASDITEKRRAEEQKEFERRNKEALINSTDDLIWSVSTDFKLIAANNPFINELKKITNVEIQQGDSFFTEGLYPEDYLNYWKNLYTRAFTGESFKVEIYTPPLAARDESWTETSFSPIFINDKIFGIACYSRNMTERKKSELELRASETRLAEAQSIAKIGNWETDLVNLNVLWSEETYRIFDCKPDDFSFTHPDFLNYVHPDDREKVEAAFKNSFDSFDVNTVEHRIITQKGEIKFLEERWQLIRNTEGIPIKAVGTCQDISERKKSDHENKFKAELLDTIGQSVIATDLDGKVTFWNKAAVEIYGYTFEEAFGKNIMELTPTIQTKADGEKIMEKLAQGETWSGEFYVRRKTGSFFPAFVYNSPVYDEFGKQIGIIGVSNDISERKEYELERAKITSDLLQRNRDLEQFTFIISHNLRAPTANIIGFTEILQDDSLSQSEQKEMLYGLSSSVSGLDSIIKDINSILQIRREINEKKEIISFTKLVNDIMANIENVIDKNKVQINVDFTEVDEYFSLKVYMHSIFYNLISNSIKYNKPDEDSIIEISSKRDNGKIILIFRDNGLGIDLKTKGDKVFGLYKRFHSHVEGKGLGLFMVKTQVEAMGGIITISSEVNKGTEFTIIFDN, encoded by the coding sequence ATGCAAAAAGTAAATAATAATCATATCAGCAATTGGTGGAGACTTTATAAGTTACATATTCATAAAGTTGTTTTAAGTAATCAATCGGTGGACTTAGAAAATGTTGATTATTGGAGAAATAATGTTTTTTGTAAAATTCTAATATACCTAATTCCATTAAGTTTAATTGCTCTTCTTCCAAGCGTCTATATGGCTTTTACGCACGATGTCCCTTTGGTTGGTTTTATGGATTTGCTTGCTTTTTTAATGGTGCTAATTTTAGCTGTTTTGCCCGGAATAAACTTAGCATATCGAAAGGCCCTTTTCATATTTATTCTTTATTGTTTGTCGATTGTACTTTTAATCAGTTTGCCCTTACCGGGTCCCGGTCTAATTTTTTTACTGACAATAACTATTTTCTCATCTCTTATCTATTCTTCATCAGCTGCATATGTTTCTGCTTGGTGCAACACAATTATATGTATTTGTTTTGTTGCTTTAATTTATTTTGGAACTACTTCTGTAGTTTTCTCAGGATATACTATAGGTTCGTGGATAGCAGTGTCTTCCAATTTGGTGCTAGTAAGTTTTACGTGTGCCAAATGTTTGGATTTATTGTTAGCAGGATTAACCAATGCTTTGAAAGAAAACAGAAATTACGCCGCTAAACTTGAAAAAGCAAACCGCTTATACCAATTCATTAGTCAAATTAATCAAACCATTGTTCATGTCAAAGATGCCGAAACACTCTTTCATAAGTCATGTAGCATTGCCATTGAATACGGTCAATACAAAAAAGCATGGATAAGCACTTTTGACCGTGAACACCAAAAGATTTTATTGGTTGATTCGTGTGGTATTTGTCCCGATGAAATTAAATCCTTCACTGATGTGCCTTATGAAACCAATGGTTCAATGGATTATGTGTTGCAAACAGGTAATTATTTTCTTTGTAATGATATTGAACAAGAGCACGAAATTGCTAGTTGGAAACCGTTTGCAGAAAAACACAACATTGGTTCCTGCATTTTATTACCTATTAAAAGAGGAGGAAAAATCTTCGGAACGTTCAACCTTTATGCCACAGAATCCAATTATTTTGATGACGATGACATTGCTTCACTCATCGAAGTCACAGGTGATATATCGTTTGCCCTTGACTTGTTTGACAAGACAGAGAAACATAATCAAGCAGAGGAACTTATCATTAAAAATGAAAAACGCTTCAGAGCTTTGATTGAAGATGGTTCCGATATGATAACACTCACCACTTTAGAAGGAAAAATCATTTACGGAAGTCCTTCTGTTCCCAAATTGTTTGGTTATACGATAGAAGAAGTGTTAAATACTTCTGCGTATGATTTAATTCATCCCGAAGACATTACTGAATTGGTTGAACAAATACGTTCTGTGGTAGAAATTCCGGGCAAATCTTTTGTCAATCAGCATCGAATACTGCACAAAAACCAACAATGGATTTGGTGTGAAGGAACATTTACCAACATGCTTCATGAACCGGGAATTGAAGCGTTGGTGTCCAATTTTAGAGATATTTCCGAAAAGAAAGAAGCCGAAATAAAACTCCAAAAAAACTTTGCAGATTTAGAAGCTCTTTCCAAAGAACAATCCACTATTTTAAACACATTACCGGCAAGTATCGCTTTGCTTGACCAAGAGGGAACCATCGTTAAATTAAATGATGAATGGATTAATTTCGGTTTAGCCAATGGGATGCCAAACACCTATCAGCAACTCGGAAAAAACTACATTGAGATATCCGAAAAATCGTTAGGAAGAGAAGCCAAAGACGGTAAGCAAATGTCGAAAGGTTTACAAGAAGTATTGCGAGGTGAACGAGAGTATTTCACAATGGAATACCAATGTGATTCGGCTACTGAAAAAAGATGGTTCAAAGCCGAAGTCAGACCATTTAAAACGAATAACCATACCGGTGCAGTTGTAATGCACATTAATATTTCTGAACGTAAAAAAGCAGAAGCAGAGATGTTGCTTCTGATTAATAATACAGAAGAATCATTTTTACTACTCAATAGTAATCTCCAAATCGTCTCTTTTAATGCACAATTTAAAAATTTATATGAAAAATATTTTCAACTAAAAGTACAAAAAGGGCATTACATTTTGGACTATACTTTACCGGAAAGAAGAGAATATGTCGCATCCATCTACCAAAAAGTATTGGAAGGCAATGCAGAAGAATCTGAACTTACATTTAAGGATGCAGATAATTCAATGCTTTATTTTTGTTTAAAATACAATCCGGCCAAAGATGAGTCCGGAAGTATTTTTGGTGTTTTTGTTACGGCATCAGACATTACTGAAAAAAGAAGAGCAGAAGAACAAAAAGAATTTGAAAGAAGAAATAAAGAAGCCCTTATTAATAGTACTGATGACTTAATTTGGAGTGTTTCCACGGATTTTAAATTAATTGCAGCCAACAATCCATTTATTAATGAATTAAAAAAAATTACGAATGTTGAAATTCAGCAAGGGGATAGTTTTTTTACAGAAGGTCTTTATCCTGAAGATTATTTGAATTATTGGAAAAATCTCTACACAAGAGCATTTACAGGAGAATCCTTTAAAGTTGAAATATATACACCACCTTTAGCAGCAAGAGACGAGTCGTGGACAGAGACAAGTTTTAGTCCTATTTTTATTAATGATAAAATTTTTGGCATCGCCTGTTATTCCCGAAATATGACAGAGCGTAAAAAATCTGAACTCGAACTTCGTGCTAGTGAAACCCGATTAGCCGAAGCCCAATCGATTGCTAAAATAGGAAACTGGGAAACCGATTTAGTCAATTTGAATGTGTTGTGGTCAGAAGAAACGTATCGCATTTTTGATTGTAAACCCGACGATTTCAGTTTTACACACCCTGATTTTCTCAACTATGTCCATCCCGATGATCGTGAAAAAGTAGAGGCCGCTTTCAAAAATTCATTTGATTCATTTGATGTCAATACGGTCGAACATCGTATCATCACACAAAAAGGAGAAATCAAATTTTTGGAAGAACGTTGGCAACTTATTCGCAATACTGAAGGAATTCCCATCAAAGCAGTAGGTACTTGTCAAGACATTAGTGAACGAAAAAAATCCGATCACGAAAATAAATTTAAAGCCGAACTTTTAGATACCATTGGTCAATCCGTGATTGCAACCGACTTAGACGGAAAGGTCACTTTTTGGAACAAAGCAGCCGTTGAAATTTACGGTTATACATTTGAAGAAGCGTTTGGAAAGAATATTATGGAATTGACACCCACCATTCAAACAAAAGCAGATGGTGAAAAGATTATGGAGAAATTAGCACAAGGCGAAACCTGGTCCGGTGAGTTTTATGTAAGAAGAAAAACCGGCAGTTTTTTCCCAGCTTTTGTTTATAATTCGCCAGTGTATGATGAGTTTGGTAAGCAAATCGGCATCATCGGTGTTTCCAATGATATTTCAGAACGCAAAGAATACGAACTCGAAAGAGCAAAAATCACCAGCGATTTGCTTCAACGAAATAGAGATTTGGAACAGTTTACTTTCATTATTTCACACAATTTGCGTGCTCCAACCGCCAACATCATCGGCTTCACCGAAATCTTGCAAGATGATTCCTTATCGCAATCTGAACAAAAAGAAATGCTCTACGGACTTTCCTCTTCTGTGTCGGGATTAGATTCGATTATTAAAGACATTAACTCGATTCTTCAGATAAGAAGAGAGATTAATGAAAAGAAAGAAATCATATCTTTTACTAAATTAGTCAATGATATTATGGCAAATATCGAAAATGTAATTGATAAAAATAAGGTGCAGATAAACGTTGATTTCACTGAAGTGGATGAATATTTTTCACTCAAAGTATACATGCACAGCATTTTTTATAATTTGATTAGCAACAGCATCAAATACAATAAGCCCGATGAAGATTCTATTATTGAAATTAGCAGTAAAAGAGATAACGGAAAAATAATCCTTATCTTTAGAGACAATGGATTGGGAATTGATTTAAAAACCAAAGGCGATAAAGTATTCGGGCTCTATAAACGATTCCACTCGCACGTTGAAGGAAAAGGGTTGGGATTATTTATGGTTAAAACGCAAGTAGAAGCAATGGGCGGTATCATCACGATTTCCAGCGAAGTTAATAAAGGAACCGAATTCACCATTATATTTGATAACTAA
- a CDS encoding DUF1801 domain-containing protein, with product MAKNKTAETEVKVTDFIHSFVDNDQKKEDSFRLIELMQEWSGFEAKMWGPSIIGFGSYHYKYASGHEGDAPLIAFSPRKAAFSLYVYSAREDNKHLLDNFGKFKITKGCIYIKKLSDIDISVLEKMCLDSIAYCEEHHECACRN from the coding sequence ATGGCAAAAAATAAAACCGCAGAAACAGAAGTTAAGGTGACAGACTTCATTCACTCCTTCGTGGATAACGACCAAAAGAAAGAAGATAGTTTTCGTTTAATCGAATTGATGCAAGAATGGTCAGGTTTTGAAGCCAAAATGTGGGGGCCATCCATCATTGGGTTTGGTAGTTATCATTACAAATATGCCAGCGGTCACGAAGGCGATGCTCCGCTGATTGCTTTTTCACCCCGAAAAGCGGCATTCTCCTTGTATGTTTACTCTGCTAGAGAAGATAACAAGCATTTGCTGGATAATTTTGGGAAATTCAAAATAACCAAAGGATGTATTTACATTAAAAAACTTTCGGATATTGACATTTCTGTTTTAGAAAAAATGTGTCTTGATTCCATTGCGTATTGTGAGGAACATCATGAATGTGCGTGTAGGAATTGA
- a CDS encoding SDR family oxidoreductase, whose translation MKILLTGANGYVGRRLLPELLSENHEIICCVRDKNRLGLDKTTLDSITIWEVDFLEEVSFENTPKNIDVAYYLIHSMSSSTQVFDTMESKAADNFNRYMNHIGVKQVIYLSGIVNNNTLSKHLQSRKNVEEILYKGNFNVTVLRAGIIVGSGSSSFEIIRDLCEKLPVMITPKWVLTKTQPIAIRDIIKYLMGVLLKEECYNDSFDIGGPNVLTYKQMMQLYTKTRGFKNWIFTVPIMTPKLSSYWLYFVTSTSYKLAMNLVDSMKMEVICNDNRLQKMLGIKPISYTEAIKLAFIKIEQNLVISSWKDSLVSSRFQHNLSEFIQVPKYGCLKDEKKLKIENPEKVLDNIWMIGGLKGWYYGNWMWQVRGFMDKLFGGVGLRRGRTHPFNLESGDSLDFWRVLLANKEEKRLLLFAEMRLPGEAWLEFRIDEENVLHQIATFRPRGLWGRLYWYSLVPFHYFIFGGMIRNIAK comes from the coding sequence ATGAAAATCCTACTAACAGGTGCAAATGGCTATGTTGGCCGACGACTTTTACCCGAACTTTTATCTGAAAATCACGAAATAATTTGTTGTGTTCGCGATAAGAATCGTTTGGGTTTAGACAAAACGACGCTTGACTCCATTACCATTTGGGAAGTAGATTTTTTGGAAGAAGTTTCTTTTGAAAATACACCAAAAAACATTGACGTAGCGTATTATTTGATTCATTCGATGTCGTCTTCCACCCAAGTTTTTGATACGATGGAATCAAAAGCAGCCGATAATTTCAATCGCTATATGAATCACATTGGCGTGAAACAAGTGATTTATTTAAGTGGAATTGTGAACAACAATACGCTTTCCAAACATTTACAATCCCGCAAAAATGTTGAGGAAATTTTATATAAAGGAAATTTCAATGTAACTGTACTTCGTGCCGGAATTATTGTGGGTTCAGGAAGTTCTTCTTTTGAAATTATTCGTGATTTATGTGAAAAATTACCGGTGATGATCACGCCAAAATGGGTTTTAACGAAAACACAACCCATTGCGATTCGCGACATAATTAAGTATTTGATGGGCGTTTTGCTTAAAGAAGAATGTTATAATGATTCTTTTGATATTGGCGGACCAAACGTGCTGACCTATAAGCAAATGATGCAGCTTTATACCAAAACCAGAGGTTTTAAAAATTGGATTTTTACAGTTCCGATAATGACTCCAAAATTGTCTTCGTATTGGTTGTATTTTGTTACCTCAACTTCGTATAAATTGGCAATGAATTTAGTAGATAGCATGAAAATGGAAGTGATTTGCAACGACAATCGTTTGCAGAAAATGTTGGGAATTAAACCCATCTCCTATACCGAAGCAATCAAATTAGCCTTCATCAAAATAGAACAAAATTTAGTGATTTCGAGTTGGAAAGATAGTTTGGTAAGCAGTCGTTTTCAACATAATTTATCCGAATTTATTCAGGTTCCAAAATATGGTTGTTTGAAAGATGAAAAGAAATTGAAAATTGAAAATCCGGAAAAAGTATTAGATAATATTTGGATGATTGGCGGATTAAAAGGATGGTACTACGGCAACTGGATGTGGCAAGTTCGTGGTTTTATGGATAAGCTTTTTGGAGGCGTAGGTTTGCGAAGAGGAAGAACGCATCCGTTTAATTTAGAAAGTGGAGATTCATTGGATTTTTGGAGAGTTTTGTTGGCTAATAAAGAAGAAAAACGATTGCTTTTGTTTGCCGAAATGCGATTACCCGGTGAAGCGTGGCTGGAGTTTAGAATTGATGAAGAAAATGTTTTACACCAAATTGCGACGTTTAGACCGAGAGGACTTTGGGGGAGATTATATTGGTATAGTTTGGTTCCGTTTCATTATTTTATTTTTGGTGGGATGATTCGGAATATTGCGAAATGA
- a CDS encoding Crp/Fnr family transcriptional regulator yields MSEVLLNHINRYVELDEGIAQEIAAFFSTLKLQKRQVILEEGSVCNQLFFVSKGCLRLYYLDDKGVEQTIQFALETWWMTDIDAFNKKGKSSYSIQALENSEVVAISKDDWTLLLEKFPELEKYFRQIYERAYAASLFRIKLFRLSKEEFYHLFRDSYPGFIQRIPQKILASFLGFTPEYLSELRKKNESK; encoded by the coding sequence ATGAGTGAAGTATTACTCAACCATATTAATCGTTATGTTGAACTGGACGAAGGTATTGCTCAAGAAATAGCCGCATTCTTTTCTACACTAAAATTACAAAAAAGACAAGTGATATTGGAAGAAGGCAGTGTTTGCAATCAGCTGTTCTTTGTTTCCAAAGGTTGCTTGCGGTTATATTATCTGGATGATAAAGGTGTTGAACAAACGATCCAATTTGCTCTCGAAACATGGTGGATGACCGACATTGATGCATTCAACAAAAAAGGAAAGTCTTCCTACTCCATTCAGGCACTTGAAAACTCGGAAGTAGTCGCTATTTCAAAAGACGACTGGACCCTTTTACTGGAAAAATTTCCCGAGTTGGAAAAATATTTTCGGCAGATTTATGAACGGGCTTATGCCGCTTCTTTATTCAGAATAAAATTGTTTCGATTAAGTAAAGAAGAGTTTTATCATTTGTTTAGAGATAGTTATCCGGGTTTTATTCAACGTATTCCACAAAAAATTCTCGCTTCGTTTCTGGGATTCACACCCGAATATTTGAGTGAACTGAGGAAGAAAAACGAATCAAAATAA
- a CDS encoding response regulator, translated as MAKLAKQFIIVDDDHFSNLLSKIVLGKLFEEVEVKDFLVPELALDYIKAEFEYHQSAEKTTLFLDINMPTLSGWEFLNMFDKLSEAVKNNFQIYMLSSSIDPADIQRAKQNPLVIDFIEKPLNKAVLMQLFG; from the coding sequence ATGGCAAAATTAGCGAAACAATTTATCATTGTTGACGACGACCATTTCAGTAATTTACTATCCAAAATTGTGTTAGGAAAATTATTTGAAGAAGTTGAGGTGAAAGATTTTTTAGTTCCCGAATTAGCGTTAGATTATATCAAAGCAGAGTTTGAATACCATCAATCAGCCGAAAAAACAACACTGTTTTTAGACATTAATATGCCCACACTTTCCGGCTGGGAATTCCTAAATATGTTTGATAAGCTCTCCGAAGCAGTAAAAAACAACTTCCAAATCTATATGCTCTCTTCCTCCATCGACCCCGCCGACATTCAAAGAGCAAAACAAAACCCACTCGTTATCGATTTTATCGAAAAACCATTAAACAAAGCGGTTTTGATGCAGTTATTTGGGTAG
- a CDS encoding nucleotidyltransferase domain-containing protein, with amino-acid sequence MNNVKNFILSIPNLSFAYLFGSRATNKHNEESDFDICIIINNDNKNETRKLIVDFLIKNKEFIQPLILTEQEFNDKMKIDVYRNEIIKNGIKLEKK; translated from the coding sequence ATGAATAACGTAAAAAATTTCATATTATCAATCCCGAATCTATCTTTTGCATACCTCTTTGGAAGTAGAGCAACAAATAAACATAATGAGGAATCAGATTTTGATATTTGTATTATTATCAACAACGATAATAAGAATGAAACCCGAAAATTAATTGTTGATTTTTTAATTAAAAATAAAGAATTTATTCAGCCATTAATTTTAACAGAGCAAGAGTTTAACGATAAGATGAAAATAGATGTTTATAGAAATGAAATTATTAAAAACGGGATAAAATTAGAAAAAAAATAA
- a CDS encoding carboxymuconolactone decarboxylase family protein, translated as METRVNIQQALPNAYKALLGLESYLATTVLTKTQKELIKIRASQLNGCAFCIDMHTKDALKYGETPQRIFLLNAWRETGKFSAEEKALLAITEEVSLIHQHGLTDATYENAKNYFSEEVIAQIIIAVVTINAWNRIAVSTQLPVVE; from the coding sequence ATGGAAACAAGAGTAAACATTCAACAAGCACTACCCAACGCTTATAAAGCTTTATTGGGTTTAGAAAGTTATTTAGCAACAACAGTGTTGACTAAAACACAAAAAGAACTAATCAAAATCAGAGCCTCTCAACTTAACGGCTGTGCTTTTTGTATCGACATGCACACCAAAGATGCATTGAAATACGGCGAAACTCCACAACGTATTTTTTTATTAAATGCTTGGAGAGAAACCGGTAAATTTTCTGCGGAAGAAAAAGCATTGTTGGCCATCACCGAAGAAGTGAGTTTAATTCATCAACACGGTTTAACCGATGCTACGTATGAAAACGCAAAAAACTATTTTTCTGAGGAAGTAATTGCACAAATTATTATAGCGGTTGTCACCATTAATGCTTGGAACAGAATTGCGGTGAGTACGCAACTTCCGGTTGTGGAGTAA
- a CDS encoding phosphoribosylpyrophosphate synthetase has translation MDPKSYDTVTEAMADLKKQGYTIDFSILTEKECLICHLTSTVLSPDDFEIDSFYRFEGDSDPGDQMIVYAISSKDNNLKGIVVNAYGIYADNSTSKIIKKLDTHPNQ, from the coding sequence ATGGATCCAAAAAGTTATGATACCGTTACAGAAGCGATGGCCGACCTTAAAAAACAGGGCTACACGATTGATTTTTCAATATTAACAGAAAAGGAATGCCTTATTTGTCATTTAACCTCCACGGTTTTATCACCGGATGATTTTGAAATTGACAGTTTCTACCGATTTGAAGGCGATAGCGATCCGGGCGACCAAATGATTGTGTATGCCATTTCTTCGAAAGATAATAATCTGAAGGGAATAGTTGTCAATGCGTATGGAATTTATGCAGATAATTCCACTTCTAAAATTATAAAAAAACTCGATACTCATCCAAATCAGTAG